Proteins encoded in a region of the Anoxybacillus amylolyticus genome:
- a CDS encoding CamS family sex pheromone protein, translating into MKKVAMVTAALMLFLAACAPKFGEQQVVQEKNNKQQTAVIPKYNISDSYYRMILPFTPSEARGLAVENLNTRLDVDEFETGLMRLAQQRFSPKDYLFQEGQYLDKETIKKWLMRKMTKEQLKEEGMTEADNIGLNPVLSDQGTNEEKNTKSPIYLASILEHDYLTKNDNGKVQLGGVVIGLALNSVHYYQTEQGYPREVEISDAEIEREGKRIASEVLSRIRHIKELKNVPITMALFKQQPRTSMIPGHFFAMANVDQGSDTIDRWTKINEEYALFPSDDAEKNHRDDLMKFLNFKSDVEDFFPNYTGVIGKAFYVDDQLQQLTITIPMQFYGKAEVIAFTQYVTGLVMEKFPDYVNVNVYISSVSGPESIIVRPAKADEPFVHIYQ; encoded by the coding sequence ATGAAAAAAGTAGCGATGGTAACGGCAGCACTCATGCTTTTTTTAGCAGCGTGTGCGCCGAAATTTGGCGAACAACAAGTTGTCCAAGAGAAAAATAATAAACAACAAACAGCGGTCATTCCAAAATACAATATTTCCGATTCGTATTATCGAATGATTTTGCCGTTTACCCCATCTGAAGCGCGCGGGCTTGCGGTGGAAAATTTGAATACGCGCTTAGATGTGGACGAATTTGAAACAGGGTTAATGCGACTTGCCCAACAGCGCTTTTCCCCGAAAGATTATTTATTTCAAGAGGGACAATATTTAGATAAAGAAACAATTAAAAAATGGCTAATGCGCAAAATGACAAAGGAGCAATTAAAAGAAGAAGGAATGACCGAAGCTGATAATATTGGGCTCAATCCGGTATTAAGCGATCAAGGAACAAACGAAGAAAAAAATACAAAAAGCCCAATTTATTTAGCAAGCATTTTAGAACACGATTATTTAACGAAAAATGATAACGGGAAAGTGCAGCTTGGCGGAGTGGTCATTGGCCTCGCCCTTAATTCCGTCCATTATTACCAAACAGAGCAAGGCTATCCACGGGAAGTGGAAATAAGCGATGCGGAAATCGAACGAGAAGGGAAGCGCATTGCTTCCGAAGTGTTGTCGCGCATCCGGCACATCAAAGAATTAAAAAATGTACCGATTACGATGGCGTTATTTAAACAGCAGCCAAGAACATCGATGATCCCTGGCCACTTTTTTGCGATGGCGAATGTCGATCAAGGGAGCGATACCATTGATCGCTGGACAAAAATCAACGAAGAATATGCACTGTTTCCTTCCGATGATGCAGAAAAAAACCATCGGGACGATTTAATGAAATTTTTAAACTTTAAGTCTGATGTCGAAGACTTTTTCCCGAATTACACAGGGGTTATTGGCAAAGCGTTTTATGTCGATGACCAATTGCAACAGTTAACCATTACGATCCCAATGCAGTTTTATGGGAAAGCGGAAGTGATTGCGTTTACGCAATATGTGACAGGGTTAGTCATGGAGAAGTTTCCTGACTATGTCAACGTAAACGTTTATATTTCTTCTGTCAGTGGGCCAGAAAGTATTATTGTGCGCCCGGCGAAAGCAGATGAGCCGTTTGTTCACATTTATCAGTGA
- the pruA gene encoding L-glutamate gamma-semialdehyde dehydrogenase, with protein sequence MVQPYKHEPFTDFTVETNKNAFEEGLKTVQAYLGQEYPLVIGGERIMTEDKIVSINPANKTEAVGRVAKANKDLAEKAMQTADAAFKWWSKTKPEMRADILFRAAAIVRRRKHEFSALLVKEAGKPWKEADADTAEAIDFMEYYARQMLKLKDGIPVESRPGETNRFFYIPLGVGVVISPWNFPFAIMAGTTVAALVTGNTVLLKPASATPVVAYKFVEVLEEAGLPAGVLNYIPGSGAEVGDYLVDHPRTRFISFTGSRDVGIRIYERAAKVHPGQIWLKRVIAEMGGKDTIVVDREADLELAAQSIVASAFGFSGQKCSACSRVVVLEDVYDQVLNRVVELTKQLKVGNPEEQSTFMGPVIDQSAYNKIMEYIEIGKQEGKLMTGGEGDDSKGFFIQPTVFADLDPKARIMQEEIFGPVVAFTKAKDFDHALDIANNTEYGLTGAVISNNRFNLEKAREEFHVGNLYFNRGCTGAIVGYHPFGGFNMSGTDSKAGGPDYLLLHMQAKTVSEMF encoded by the coding sequence ATGGTACAACCTTATAAACATGAACCATTCACCGATTTTACAGTAGAAACAAACAAAAACGCGTTTGAAGAAGGATTGAAAACGGTACAAGCATATCTTGGTCAAGAGTATCCGCTTGTTATTGGCGGCGAACGAATCATGACAGAAGATAAAATTGTTTCCATCAACCCAGCGAATAAAACAGAAGCTGTTGGGCGCGTAGCGAAAGCGAATAAAGATTTAGCAGAAAAAGCGATGCAAACAGCTGACGCAGCGTTTAAGTGGTGGAGCAAAACGAAGCCAGAAATGCGCGCAGACATTTTGTTCCGTGCCGCAGCGATTGTGCGTCGTCGCAAACATGAGTTTTCCGCATTGCTTGTGAAAGAAGCAGGAAAACCGTGGAAAGAAGCAGATGCAGATACTGCGGAAGCGATTGACTTTATGGAATATTATGCGCGTCAAATGTTGAAATTGAAAGATGGCATTCCTGTGGAAAGCCGCCCGGGAGAAACAAACCGTTTCTTTTACATTCCGCTTGGTGTTGGCGTTGTCATTTCACCGTGGAACTTCCCATTTGCAATTATGGCGGGAACGACAGTTGCAGCGCTTGTGACAGGAAATACGGTGCTTTTAAAGCCAGCAAGTGCCACACCAGTCGTTGCTTATAAGTTCGTAGAAGTGTTAGAAGAAGCAGGTCTTCCAGCAGGCGTATTGAACTATATCCCAGGAAGCGGCGCGGAAGTAGGTGATTATTTAGTCGACCATCCGCGCACGCGGTTCATTAGCTTTACAGGCTCGCGCGACGTCGGTATCCGCATTTATGAGCGTGCGGCGAAAGTACATCCGGGTCAAATTTGGTTAAAACGCGTTATTGCGGAAATGGGCGGAAAAGACACGATCGTTGTTGATAGAGAAGCAGATCTTGAATTAGCTGCACAATCGATTGTGGCGTCGGCATTCGGTTTCTCTGGTCAAAAATGTTCCGCATGCTCGCGTGTGGTGGTGCTTGAAGATGTGTACGATCAAGTGTTAAACCGCGTTGTCGAGTTAACGAAGCAATTAAAAGTCGGCAACCCAGAAGAGCAAAGCACGTTTATGGGACCGGTGATCGATCAATCGGCGTATAACAAAATCATGGAATATATCGAAATTGGCAAACAAGAAGGCAAACTAATGACAGGCGGCGAAGGAGACGACTCGAAAGGCTTCTTCATTCAGCCGACAGTCTTTGCGGATCTTGATCCGAAAGCGCGCATTATGCAAGAAGAAATTTTCGGACCAGTTGTGGCGTTTACGAAAGCGAAAGACTTCGATCATGCGCTTGACATTGCCAACAACACAGAATACGGTTTAACGGGCGCAGTTATTTCGAACAACCGCTTTAACCTTGAAAAAGCACGTGAAGAGTTCCATGTTGGCAACCTTT